A genomic window from Streptomyces mirabilis includes:
- a CDS encoding PP2C family protein-serine/threonine phosphatase produces the protein MRYVGVRRVSVDRLVEQPSGRGLVAVPLALIVVITVVDLHSPTSVHLGPLLVIAPALTASLAGPRLTAVVGVLAVAAQVFIAVFHGGLTTANHVAQIIALTVLSALVVFVCHVRERRARELSRARSVAETAQRVLLRPPPRRIGPLRVAWLYLAAEDETQIGGDLFAVSRAAQPSTRVIIGDVRGKGLASIGEASVVLGSFREGAHRYATLPELTAALEVSVCRDLEDVADTEHDPGEHFITALVLDIPDEGPDAWMITCGHPPPLLLRKQEVTALHPRHPLPPLGMCELPAASHRPDPFTFETGDILLLYTDGVIEARSPSGVFYPLLERVASFPVSSPDALMRNIHDDLLAHVGDHPGDDAALLIIERSASHHPHRPRFATRSVDGHHRLHPTGSPPSAER, from the coding sequence ATGAGATATGTGGGTGTCCGGCGTGTGTCAGTGGACCGCCTCGTGGAGCAGCCGTCGGGCCGCGGACTGGTGGCAGTCCCACTCGCGCTGATCGTAGTGATCACTGTGGTGGACCTCCACTCCCCGACCAGCGTCCACCTGGGTCCGTTGCTGGTCATCGCCCCCGCCCTCACCGCCTCCCTGGCCGGCCCACGGCTGACCGCGGTCGTGGGGGTGCTGGCCGTGGCCGCCCAGGTCTTCATCGCGGTGTTCCACGGCGGGCTGACCACCGCCAACCACGTCGCGCAGATCATCGCCCTGACCGTGCTCTCCGCGCTGGTGGTCTTCGTCTGCCATGTACGCGAGCGGCGTGCCCGGGAGCTGAGCCGGGCGCGGTCGGTGGCCGAGACGGCTCAGCGGGTCCTGCTGCGACCGCCGCCCCGCCGGATCGGGCCCTTGCGCGTGGCCTGGCTGTATCTGGCCGCCGAGGACGAGACGCAGATCGGCGGCGACCTGTTCGCGGTCTCCCGCGCCGCCCAGCCCTCCACGCGGGTGATCATCGGAGACGTACGCGGCAAGGGTCTGGCCTCCATCGGCGAGGCCTCGGTGGTGCTCGGCTCGTTCCGCGAGGGCGCTCACCGGTACGCCACCCTGCCCGAGCTCACGGCGGCACTGGAGGTCAGCGTGTGCCGCGACCTGGAGGACGTGGCCGACACCGAGCACGACCCGGGCGAGCACTTCATCACCGCGCTCGTGCTCGACATCCCCGACGAGGGGCCGGACGCCTGGATGATCACCTGCGGTCATCCTCCGCCTCTCCTGCTGCGCAAGCAGGAGGTCACGGCCCTGCACCCGCGCCACCCCCTCCCGCCGCTGGGCATGTGCGAGCTGCCCGCCGCGAGCCACCGACCCGACCCGTTCACCTTCGAAACCGGTGACATCCTCCTGCTCTACACCGACGGCGTCATCGAAGCCCGCTCACCGTCGGGCGTCTTCTACCCGCTCCTCGAGCGGGTCGCCTCCTTTCCCGTCTCCAGCCCCGATGCCCTGATGCGGAACATCCACGACGACCTCCTCGCACATGTCGGCGACCATCCGGGCGACGACGCCGCCCTCCTGATCATCGAACGCAGCGCCTCGCACCACCCGCATCGACCTCGTTTCGCCACCCGTTCCGTCGACGGCCACCACCGGCTCCATCCCACCGGATCGCCCCCGTCGGCGGAACGCTGA
- a CDS encoding response regulator transcription factor yields the protein MSGQRGRVLVVDDDAAIRRSLERGLRLGGFAVDLADGGRPALAVVRRTPPDVIVLDISMPDLSGIEVCRALRDEDNDVPVLMLSALDETADRIAGLQAGGDDYLVKPFALQELVLRLEALLRRRPPRDSGTVRAGGLLLDPAARRVSLDGRPVELTRREFELLHFLARNAGIVLSRDQLLDRVWGYDFEVRTDVVDTFVSYLRRKLETSGRSRIIHTVRGVGFVLRDDDPRERP from the coding sequence ATGAGTGGGCAGCGCGGCCGTGTCCTGGTCGTGGACGACGACGCGGCGATCCGCCGCTCGCTGGAGCGGGGCCTGAGGCTCGGCGGATTCGCCGTGGACCTGGCCGACGGCGGCCGGCCGGCCCTGGCGGTGGTCCGGCGGACGCCGCCGGATGTGATCGTGCTGGACATCTCGATGCCCGACCTCAGCGGCATCGAGGTGTGCAGGGCGCTGCGGGACGAGGACAACGACGTACCCGTGCTGATGCTTTCCGCACTCGACGAGACCGCCGACCGGATCGCGGGCCTGCAGGCGGGCGGCGACGACTACCTCGTCAAGCCCTTCGCCCTGCAGGAGTTGGTCCTGCGGCTGGAGGCACTGCTGCGGCGCAGGCCGCCACGGGACAGCGGCACCGTGCGGGCCGGCGGGCTGCTCCTGGATCCCGCCGCCCGCAGGGTGAGCCTCGACGGGCGGCCGGTGGAACTGACCCGCCGCGAGTTCGAACTCCTCCACTTCCTCGCCCGCAACGCCGGCATCGTGCTCAGCCGGGACCAACTCCTCGATCGCGTATGGGGCTACGACTTCGAGGTGCGCACCGACGTGGTGGACACCTTCGTCAGCTATCTGCGCCGCAAACTGGAGACGTCGGGGCGCTCCCGGATCATCCACACCGTACGAGGCGTGGGCTTCGTCCTGCGCGACGACGACCCGCGGGAGCGGCCGTGA
- a CDS encoding GOLPH3/VPS74 family protein, translating into MTTARDLLITAMDVDPDRTVGQGDLSLALAGAEVIDLLAADAVHLDGDRLVPAPQPTTEDRLLAEAASSLVRQVPYEPVEDWLWRRGRGLAAVHLAALEADGQLTRQRRRRLPFGAVRMVVVDSPARRRALHRWAADEPVLVSLAAAVGIPAEQGVDVPVVTDDAVTTVLAAVNDAVMELEAVRQRRSIENAAFANLWRGA; encoded by the coding sequence ATGACCACGGCCAGGGACCTCTTGATCACCGCCATGGACGTGGACCCGGACCGCACCGTGGGGCAGGGCGACCTCTCCCTCGCACTCGCCGGGGCCGAGGTGATCGACCTCCTCGCCGCTGACGCCGTCCACCTGGACGGCGACCGCCTCGTGCCGGCCCCGCAGCCGACGACGGAGGACCGCCTCCTGGCCGAGGCGGCGTCCTCACTCGTACGTCAGGTGCCCTACGAGCCGGTCGAGGACTGGCTGTGGCGCAGGGGGCGCGGCCTGGCCGCGGTCCATCTGGCCGCCCTCGAGGCGGACGGTCAGCTGACCCGGCAACGCCGACGCAGACTGCCTTTCGGAGCCGTCCGGATGGTCGTGGTCGACTCGCCCGCCCGGCGCCGGGCCCTGCACCGCTGGGCCGCCGACGAGCCCGTCCTCGTCTCCCTCGCGGCGGCCGTCGGGATTCCGGCCGAGCAGGGCGTGGACGTACCGGTCGTGACCGACGACGCGGTGACGACCGTGCTGGCCGCCGTCAACGACGCGGTCATGGAACTGGAAGCGGTACGCCAGCGCCGGTCCATCGAGAACGCGGCGTTCGCCAACCTCTGGCGAGGTGCGTGA
- a CDS encoding HAMP domain-containing sensor histidine kinase — MRLSTRIALAVGATVPVLVLATGWLLLRLVAADLHDQQDTHLRERAVAVAKDARSLLRASAADRSAAVEQARERRVFTSALDVGVRLIGPEETFTGGPQPAADVALPARAPVPVTLRADGRSWRILSTRVTGARPGVRGTLWLFASDTAADTQVRLVRRRVVTVALLAAPLSGLLAWAVATRASTPLRRLQRRASGLDPRSSSTRLDHTPTRIAEVDDLAHTLQTVLARYDEQALRTAEALATARSFASAASHELRTPLMSMQTNLEILTEHPELAGPDRDEVLHDLSREHARLLGVLVMLRDLGRGDLVEADAFGPVDLADLVEASTEEQRRRHPDARVAGHCAPGLRVHGWEAGLRSLVDNLLVNALVHGHTDGQPPQVEVTLRASGADALLVVEDRGPGIPPELSTEVFERFRRRPDSPGSGLGLTLVAQQIALHRGGIRVLDRPTGPGTRVEVTLPLSDGTPDTEATLPLPRNWMITTADRPQEFHKDGS, encoded by the coding sequence GTGAGACTGTCCACGCGGATCGCCCTGGCCGTCGGCGCCACCGTGCCCGTACTGGTACTGGCCACCGGCTGGCTGCTGCTGCGGCTGGTCGCCGCGGATCTGCACGATCAGCAGGACACGCATCTGCGTGAGCGCGCGGTGGCCGTCGCCAAGGACGCCCGGAGCCTGCTGCGGGCGAGCGCCGCCGACCGGTCGGCGGCGGTGGAGCAGGCCCGTGAACGCCGTGTGTTCACCTCGGCCCTGGACGTGGGCGTACGACTGATCGGCCCCGAGGAGACCTTCACGGGCGGCCCGCAACCGGCGGCCGACGTGGCGCTGCCCGCCAGGGCGCCCGTGCCGGTCACCCTCCGTGCCGACGGCAGGAGCTGGCGGATCCTGTCGACCCGGGTGACGGGGGCGCGCCCCGGTGTGCGCGGCACCCTGTGGCTGTTCGCGTCCGACACCGCCGCCGACACCCAGGTGCGCCTGGTCCGACGGCGCGTGGTGACCGTCGCCCTGCTCGCCGCACCGCTGTCCGGGCTGCTCGCCTGGGCCGTCGCCACCCGGGCGAGCACACCGCTGCGCCGTCTGCAACGCCGGGCGAGCGGCCTCGACCCCCGCTCCAGTTCCACCCGCCTGGACCACACCCCGACGCGGATCGCCGAGGTCGACGACCTCGCACACACCCTGCAGACCGTCCTGGCCCGCTACGACGAGCAGGCGCTCAGGACCGCCGAGGCACTGGCCACCGCCCGCTCCTTCGCCTCGGCGGCCTCGCACGAACTGCGCACCCCGTTGATGAGCATGCAGACCAACCTGGAGATCCTCACCGAGCATCCGGAGCTCGCCGGACCCGACCGCGACGAAGTGCTGCACGACCTGAGCCGCGAACACGCACGCCTCCTCGGGGTCCTCGTCATGCTGCGCGACCTCGGCCGCGGAGACCTCGTGGAGGCGGACGCCTTCGGCCCGGTCGACCTCGCCGACCTCGTCGAGGCGAGCACCGAGGAACAGCGGCGACGCCATCCGGACGCACGGGTGGCCGGCCACTGCGCACCGGGGCTGCGCGTACACGGCTGGGAGGCGGGACTGCGGAGCCTGGTGGACAACCTGCTCGTCAACGCCCTGGTCCACGGACACACGGACGGGCAGCCCCCGCAGGTCGAGGTGACCTTGCGTGCGAGCGGCGCCGACGCGCTCCTCGTCGTCGAGGACCGGGGCCCTGGCATCCCGCCCGAGCTGAGCACCGAGGTCTTCGAACGCTTCCGCCGCCGACCGGACAGCCCCGGCTCCGGCCTCGGACTGACCCTGGTCGCCCAGCAGATCGCCCTGCACCGGGGCGGGATCCGGGTACTGGACCGGCCCACGGGTCCGGGTACCCGCGTCGAGGTCACCCTGCCGCTGAGCGACGGCACCCCGGACACGGAGGCCACCCTTCCGCTCCCGCGCAACTGGATGATCACGACCGCCGACCGGCCACAAGAATTCCACAAAGACGGCTCCTAG
- a CDS encoding CsbD family protein, with the protein MARDQKAKAKAEQAKGKIKETTGRAVGNERMTAEGRVEKAKGDARQAKEKTKDIFRG; encoded by the coding sequence ATGGCTCGCGACCAGAAAGCCAAGGCCAAGGCCGAGCAGGCCAAGGGCAAGATCAAGGAGACCACGGGTCGTGCCGTGGGCAACGAGCGGATGACGGCCGAGGGGCGCGTGGAGAAGGCCAAGGGTGACGCGCGTCAGGCGAAGGAGAAGACCAAGGACATCTTCCGCGGCTGA
- a CDS encoding MFS transporter codes for MPQTQPHKTRPGLTLFAACLGFVVVILDVSVVNVATKALGADFGGSLSGLEWVINGYTLTFAAFLLTAGAMGDRYDPKQIFMAGFALFAVTSLACGAAPSLVALIAARVVQGVGAAMIVPSSLSIVNTNFPDPAERTRAVSLWAAAGGLALALGPVVGGLLVDSLGWRSIFYVNVPIAAVGIVLVRAHARPAPARDASVRRSLDLPGQLLAVVGLGAFTGAIVEANAQGWSSATVLTCLAVFLVALLGFLAVERRSGDPMLPLHLFGRRAFSSTSLIGVLLNFAFYGLIFVFSLFFQQVWDYSPIGAGLAFLPMTAAIMIANLSCGPLVKRYGARTVLITGNTLAVLGYLATVPVVDSGAYAQMTAQFVVAGFGIGLVVPSMTNAMLGSVDPANAGIASGVLNASRQLGGLIGVAVMGLLVGQAASDHFLSGLRAALLCAVVALAISAVLSAVGLPRRQVTTATAPTAAASQAGSEPALKTADAR; via the coding sequence GTGCCTCAGACCCAACCCCACAAGACCCGGCCGGGACTGACGCTGTTCGCGGCCTGCCTCGGTTTCGTGGTCGTCATCCTGGACGTCAGCGTCGTGAACGTCGCCACCAAGGCGCTCGGTGCGGACTTCGGCGGCAGTCTGTCCGGTCTTGAGTGGGTGATCAACGGCTACACGCTCACCTTCGCGGCCTTCCTCCTGACCGCCGGCGCCATGGGCGACCGTTACGACCCCAAGCAGATCTTCATGGCGGGCTTCGCGTTGTTCGCCGTGACGTCCCTGGCCTGCGGCGCCGCCCCCTCGTTGGTCGCCCTCATCGCCGCCCGTGTGGTCCAGGGCGTCGGCGCCGCGATGATCGTGCCGTCCTCGCTGTCGATCGTGAACACCAACTTCCCCGACCCGGCGGAACGCACCCGCGCCGTGAGCCTCTGGGCCGCGGCCGGCGGACTCGCCCTCGCGCTCGGCCCGGTCGTGGGCGGCCTGCTGGTCGACTCGCTCGGCTGGCGCTCGATCTTCTACGTCAACGTCCCCATCGCCGCCGTCGGCATCGTGCTCGTGCGAGCCCACGCCAGGCCCGCCCCCGCGCGCGACGCCTCGGTGCGCCGCTCGCTGGACCTGCCCGGTCAGTTGCTCGCCGTCGTCGGCCTGGGCGCGTTCACCGGAGCGATCGTGGAGGCCAACGCGCAGGGCTGGTCCTCGGCCACCGTTCTGACCTGCCTGGCCGTCTTCCTGGTCGCGCTGCTCGGCTTTCTCGCGGTGGAGCGCCGCAGTGGCGACCCGATGCTGCCCCTCCACCTGTTCGGCCGACGGGCGTTCAGTTCCACGTCCCTCATCGGAGTGCTGCTGAACTTCGCCTTCTACGGCCTGATCTTCGTCTTCAGCCTCTTCTTCCAGCAGGTCTGGGACTACTCGCCCATCGGCGCCGGACTGGCGTTCCTCCCGATGACGGCCGCCATCATGATCGCGAACCTGTCGTGCGGTCCGCTGGTCAAGCGCTACGGCGCCCGGACCGTACTGATCACCGGCAACACCCTCGCCGTCCTCGGCTACCTGGCCACGGTCCCCGTCGTCGACTCCGGGGCGTACGCGCAGATGACCGCGCAGTTCGTCGTCGCCGGATTCGGCATCGGCCTGGTCGTCCCCTCCATGACCAACGCCATGCTCGGGTCCGTGGACCCGGCCAACGCCGGCATCGCCTCCGGGGTCCTCAACGCCTCGCGTCAGCTGGGCGGCCTCATCGGGGTCGCGGTAATGGGTCTTCTCGTCGGCCAGGCCGCCTCCGACCACTTCCTGTCCGGCCTGCGCGCGGCCCTGCTCTGCGCCGTGGTGGCCCTCGCGATCAGCGCGGTGCTCAGCGCGGTCGGCCTGCCCAGGCGGCAGGTGACCACCGCGACGGCACCGACGGCCGCCGCATCCCAGGCCGGGTCCGAGCCCGCTCTGAAGACCGCCGACGCGCGCTGA
- a CDS encoding 5-carboxymethyl-2-hydroxymuconate Delta-isomerase, which produces MPHLVLEYSGNVRERIDPAALFGKLHIELASVGGFRIQDFKSRAVRMDQYFIGDGTREQSFVNLDVRTFGGKSPEARTAVSEAALTVLADAFEATLRETACDISVQITELDRPSFARTRSADHSDRPAA; this is translated from the coding sequence ATGCCTCACCTCGTGCTCGAATACTCCGGCAACGTCCGGGAGCGCATAGACCCGGCCGCCCTCTTCGGGAAGCTGCACATCGAACTGGCCTCGGTCGGAGGCTTCCGCATCCAGGACTTCAAGAGCCGTGCCGTCCGCATGGACCAGTACTTCATCGGGGACGGCACCCGCGAGCAGTCGTTCGTCAACCTCGACGTGCGGACGTTCGGCGGCAAGTCCCCGGAGGCCAGGACGGCGGTGAGCGAGGCCGCCCTGACCGTACTCGCCGACGCCTTCGAGGCGACCCTGCGCGAGACGGCCTGCGACATCTCCGTCCAGATCACCGAGCTGGACCGCCCGAGCTTCGCCCGGACCCGGTCCGCGGACCACAGCGACCGTCCCGCGGCCTGA
- a CDS encoding C40 family peptidase encodes MAPERTPRPGGNSLPGLPDSARATAALSGADGPSREEVQQRISSLYDQAENAVGFVNGTRAMTTGSRSRVNPAPETARRRRDPALDDITKTWFDAARTQLGPSAPARLPADRMPNRPAEARPTGPAKRPEDGLANGGRELTARPVLELTAGPSAEAAAGPVAELTGRAVAALPAAPEPAPQSAQEAATALLPALPAGPGQSSLKTSKAKIQRKLALARELVSEHAARWNPGPAAIESRPVEGVWPTPEDQARRQAEEEWQRQQSTALGPDMSLGAGMPLGADMSFDRGVPPATDLSMGTGMSMGTGMPLGADMSLGAGMPLAAGMTPGADMSFGRGAPPATDLSMGTDMSLGAGMPLAAGMPVGTGASTGAVNTAVGAAESAYGGKAAKALAFAREQIGKPCVWGATGPDSYDSASLVQAAWRAAGVALPRTVHGQATAGAAIPLTDIQFGDLIFFYDNVSHVGFYTGNGMMIHAPSPGASIREESLFFAGQKAIHSALRPA; translated from the coding sequence ATGGCGCCGGAACGAACCCCGCGCCCTGGAGGCAACAGCCTCCCTGGCCTGCCCGACTCCGCACGTGCGACGGCCGCCCTCAGTGGCGCGGACGGTCCGAGCCGCGAGGAGGTGCAGCAGCGGATCAGCTCCCTCTACGACCAGGCCGAGAACGCCGTCGGGTTCGTCAACGGGACCCGCGCCATGACCACGGGGAGCCGAAGCCGCGTCAACCCCGCGCCGGAAACCGCGCGCAGGCGCCGCGACCCCGCCCTCGACGACATCACCAAGACCTGGTTCGACGCGGCGCGCACGCAGCTGGGTCCGTCCGCGCCGGCCAGGCTGCCGGCCGACCGGATGCCGAACCGCCCGGCCGAGGCGCGGCCCACGGGCCCGGCGAAGCGGCCGGAGGACGGACTCGCCAACGGTGGGCGGGAGTTGACCGCCCGCCCCGTTCTGGAATTGACCGCGGGCCCCTCCGCCGAGGCGGCCGCCGGGCCCGTGGCCGAGTTGACGGGCAGAGCCGTCGCCGCGCTGCCGGCCGCGCCGGAGCCTGCGCCGCAATCCGCACAGGAGGCCGCCACGGCCCTGCTGCCCGCGCTGCCCGCCGGGCCGGGGCAGTCCTCGTTGAAGACGTCCAAGGCGAAGATCCAGCGCAAGCTGGCGCTGGCCCGTGAACTGGTGTCCGAGCACGCCGCGCGGTGGAACCCCGGGCCGGCGGCGATCGAGTCACGTCCGGTCGAGGGTGTCTGGCCCACCCCGGAGGACCAGGCTCGCCGGCAGGCCGAGGAGGAGTGGCAGCGACAGCAGTCGACCGCACTCGGCCCGGACATGTCCCTCGGCGCCGGGATGCCTCTCGGCGCGGACATGTCCTTCGACAGAGGCGTACCACCGGCCACGGACCTGTCCATGGGTACGGGGATGTCCATGGGTACGGGGATGCCGCTCGGCGCGGACATGTCCCTCGGCGCGGGGATGCCCCTGGCCGCGGGCATGACTCCCGGCGCGGACATGTCCTTCGGCAGAGGCGCACCGCCGGCCACGGACCTGTCCATGGGTACGGACATGTCCCTCGGCGCGGGGATGCCCCTGGCCGCGGGTATGCCCGTAGGCACGGGTGCCTCCACCGGCGCGGTCAACACGGCCGTCGGCGCGGCGGAGTCGGCGTACGGGGGGAAGGCCGCCAAGGCCCTCGCCTTCGCCCGCGAGCAGATCGGCAAGCCGTGTGTCTGGGGTGCGACCGGGCCTGACTCGTACGACTCCGCCAGCCTCGTCCAGGCCGCCTGGAGGGCCGCCGGGGTCGCACTTCCGCGGACCGTCCACGGTCAGGCGACCGCCGGTGCGGCGATTCCCCTGACCGACATCCAGTTCGGCGACCTGATCTTCTTCTATGACAACGTCAGCCACGTCGGCTTCTACACCGGCAACGGCATGATGATCCACGCCCCCAGCCCGGGTGCCTCGATACGCGAAGAGTCCCTCTTCTTCGCCGGACAGAAGGCGATTCACAGCGCGCTGCGCCCGGCGTGA
- a CDS encoding diacylglycerol/lipid kinase family protein: protein MGVDTSAQVGHGKRWAARAALVAAALAVLLPLGYGGVDGVLLLFAALLGVAVTAAALWWALTRRGPLRWVAAVLAAVAPGAVITLFAVAGLLWAVPVSLALWTVAVWSGRYALRSDRTRAPRPKERRAPPPRRPFLVMNPHSGGGKVAKFGLREKAERLGAQVVLLDPDKHQDVTALARAAVADGADLLGVAGGDGTQALVAAVAAEHGLPFLVVCAGTRNHFAMDLGLDRDDPATCLDALTDGVELRVDLGFAGGHPFVNNASFGAYAAVVQSPAYRDDKIGTILDLLPDLLTRQRGPRLTARAEDTTLDAPQAVLVSNNPYRTNDPAGLGRRERLDSGLLGVLGITVDSAAEAAALVLDPAPDGLAVLTAREVVIDADRAEIEAGIDGEALVLPAPVHCRIEPGALRVRVPKERPGVPEAQPSLDWRRLRTLAATMGRTAVVRHPGRGRDT from the coding sequence ATGGGTGTGGACACGAGCGCGCAGGTCGGCCACGGGAAACGGTGGGCGGCCAGGGCCGCGCTGGTCGCGGCGGCGCTGGCGGTGCTGCTGCCGCTCGGTTACGGAGGCGTGGACGGCGTACTGCTGCTCTTCGCCGCGCTCCTCGGCGTGGCCGTCACGGCGGCGGCGCTGTGGTGGGCGCTGACCCGGCGCGGCCCGCTCCGCTGGGTGGCGGCCGTGCTGGCGGCCGTCGCGCCCGGCGCCGTGATCACCCTGTTCGCCGTGGCCGGGCTGCTCTGGGCCGTTCCCGTGTCCCTGGCACTGTGGACCGTGGCCGTCTGGAGCGGCCGGTACGCCCTGCGGAGCGACCGGACGCGCGCCCCGCGCCCGAAGGAACGCAGGGCACCACCACCGCGGCGCCCCTTCCTCGTCATGAACCCGCACTCCGGCGGCGGCAAGGTGGCGAAGTTCGGGCTGCGGGAGAAGGCGGAGCGGCTCGGCGCACAGGTCGTGCTCCTCGACCCGGACAAGCACCAGGACGTCACCGCGCTGGCCCGGGCCGCCGTCGCGGACGGCGCGGATCTGCTGGGCGTCGCCGGCGGTGACGGTACCCAGGCGCTGGTCGCGGCCGTCGCCGCCGAACACGGTCTGCCGTTCCTGGTGGTCTGCGCCGGCACCCGCAATCACTTCGCCATGGACCTCGGCCTCGACCGCGACGACCCGGCGACCTGTCTGGACGCCCTCACCGACGGCGTCGAACTCCGCGTGGACCTCGGCTTCGCCGGCGGCCACCCGTTCGTCAACAACGCCTCCTTCGGCGCGTACGCGGCGGTCGTGCAGAGTCCCGCGTACCGCGACGACAAGATCGGCACCATCCTGGACCTCCTGCCCGACCTGCTCACCCGCCAGCGCGGGCCGCGGCTGACCGCTCGCGCCGAGGACACGACGCTCGACGCCCCGCAGGCCGTACTGGTGAGCAACAACCCGTACCGCACCAACGATCCGGCCGGTCTCGGCCGCCGCGAGCGGCTCGACTCCGGGCTGCTCGGGGTCCTCGGCATCACGGTGGACAGCGCGGCCGAGGCCGCCGCGCTCGTACTGGACCCCGCGCCGGACGGACTCGCGGTCCTGACCGCCCGTGAGGTGGTCATCGACGCCGACCGCGCGGAGATCGAGGCCGGCATCGACGGCGAGGCCCTGGTCCTGCCCGCCCCGGTCCACTGCCGCATCGAACCCGGCGCGCTGCGCGTCCGCGTCCCCAAGGAACGGCCCGGCGTGCCGGAGGCTCAACCCTCCTTGGACTGGCGCCGATTGCGCACGCTCGCGGCGACCATGGGGCGCACGGCGGTCGTACGACATCCTGGTCGCGGCCGGGACACGTAG
- a CDS encoding SGNH/GDSL hydrolase family protein, with amino-acid sequence MNHHVVRGDAIRRRRHTSALGAALGCGVLLLGVASASPAVASGPHSHRGTDYVALGDSYTSGPLIPRQVDADCARSDQNYPSLVAARRPTRTFMDVSCAGATTDDMWKAQGTNGPQLDAVERSTDLVTVQIGGNDIGFGSIIGTCAALSSKDPSGNPCQQYYNSSGFDQLTRNIIETAPKIARVLRAVHDRAPHARVLVVGYPDLLPDDGSGCYPSVPFAAKDFAYLRDVGKRLNLMMRTVALFSRAEYVDTYKPTVGHDMCKAPADRWIEPLQPASPAAPAHPNAKGEAVMAGAVLRRL; translated from the coding sequence ATGAACCATCACGTGGTCCGGGGCGACGCCATCCGAAGACGACGACACACCTCCGCGCTGGGAGCCGCCCTCGGTTGCGGTGTCCTGCTCCTCGGCGTCGCCTCCGCGTCTCCCGCCGTCGCGAGCGGACCGCACTCCCACCGGGGGACCGACTACGTGGCGCTCGGCGACTCGTACACCTCCGGACCCCTGATTCCTCGTCAGGTGGACGCCGACTGCGCCCGCTCCGACCAGAACTACCCCTCGCTCGTCGCGGCGCGGCGGCCGACGAGAACGTTCATGGACGTGAGCTGCGCCGGCGCGACGACCGACGACATGTGGAAGGCGCAGGGAACCAACGGACCGCAACTGGACGCCGTCGAGCGCTCCACGGATCTGGTGACCGTGCAGATAGGCGGCAACGACATCGGCTTCGGCTCCATCATCGGCACCTGTGCCGCGCTGAGTTCCAAGGACCCGTCGGGCAACCCCTGCCAGCAGTACTACAACTCCTCGGGCTTCGACCAGCTGACGCGGAACATCATCGAGACGGCTCCCAAGATCGCGCGGGTGCTGCGCGCCGTGCACGACAGGGCCCCGCACGCCCGCGTGCTCGTGGTCGGCTACCCGGACCTCCTGCCCGACGACGGCAGCGGCTGCTATCCGTCCGTCCCCTTCGCCGCCAAGGACTTCGCCTACCTGCGTGACGTCGGGAAGCGGCTCAACCTGATGATGCGCACGGTGGCCCTGTTCAGCCGTGCCGAATACGTCGACACGTACAAACCCACCGTCGGACACGACATGTGCAAGGCGCCCGCCGACCGGTGGATCGAGCCGCTGCAGCCCGCATCGCCCGCCGCCCCCGCACACCCCAACGCCAAGGGCGAGGCGGTCATGGCCGGGGCGGTGCTCCGGCGGCTGTAG
- a CDS encoding SDR family oxidoreductase, with amino-acid sequence MSAYADQRVLVVGGTSGVGLATAREFVTQGADTVIASRSPQRLDAALAVLGGLTASGGGAVNGQTLDIRSEEEVEKFAATAGEFDHVVVSAGETPMGRVDALPLADAYAAMDSKFWGAYRIARSVRVRPSGSLTLLAGYLSQRPGRASALQSAINAALEALVRGLALEYAPLRVNAVSPGLLRTPLWEGMDVTARERMYEAATQRLPVGRVGEAADVAQAVLFVTGNAYATGTTVYVDGGGTIA; translated from the coding sequence ATGAGCGCATACGCAGACCAGCGCGTCCTGGTCGTCGGCGGCACCTCCGGTGTCGGCCTCGCCACCGCCCGGGAGTTCGTCACGCAGGGCGCCGACACCGTCATCGCCTCGCGCAGCCCGCAGCGGCTCGACGCGGCCCTCGCGGTGCTCGGCGGGCTCACCGCGTCCGGCGGCGGGGCGGTGAACGGGCAGACCCTGGACATCCGTTCAGAGGAGGAGGTGGAGAAGTTCGCCGCCACCGCCGGGGAGTTCGACCACGTAGTCGTCTCGGCGGGGGAGACCCCCATGGGGCGGGTCGACGCCCTGCCGCTGGCCGACGCGTACGCCGCCATGGACAGCAAGTTCTGGGGCGCTTACCGGATCGCCCGGTCCGTCCGCGTCCGGCCCTCCGGGTCGCTGACACTGCTCGCCGGCTACCTCTCCCAGCGGCCGGGCCGGGCCTCGGCCCTGCAGAGCGCCATCAACGCCGCCCTCGAGGCCCTCGTGCGCGGCCTGGCCCTGGAGTACGCGCCGTTGCGCGTCAACGCCGTCTCGCCGGGACTGCTGCGGACCCCGCTCTGGGAGGGGATGGACGTCACCGCCCGCGAGCGGATGTACGAGGCGGCGACGCAACGCCTGCCCGTGGGGCGCGTGGGGGAGGCGGCCGACGTCGCCCAGGCGGTGCTCTTCGTCACCGGCAACGCCTACGCGACGGGCACCACCGTGTACGTCGACGGCGGCGGAACCATCGCCTGA